One Eriocheir sinensis breed Jianghai 21 unplaced genomic scaffold, ASM2467909v1 Scaffold113, whole genome shotgun sequence genomic window, ACCGTATCGCACCGCCAAGACCAGCGTGGCGCAGCGGTCAACGCGCTCGGCCCACCACggagaggtcccgggttcgattcccggtcgGAGTGTAGACGGATGGCCGCACCTTCCACCCGCGCCGCGCCACCCAGCACACACCTCTGACCAGCGTGACGAGAACACAAACGTTTGAATCTTCCCGGTACGTGTCCGGGACGTGTTGGCTACTAGTGAGGCATGTCCGTAGCGTGCcgacagacgaacacacacacacacacacacacacacagcattgcgCCACCTCTTGCCTCCTGGACGCCGGGCGCTGAGATTATCTTGATAACGTGACGAATCTCATTCATTCACCGatagtgtgtgggagagagagagagttatacgtATAAAGATGAGCCAATTatatcattcatctctctctctctctctctctctctagcagattatcgttaatttttttatgttttatgtaaTAGTTGTGTGGCAGAAATCAGAAAATGCCGTGTGCTGGGTGTGATGGTCTGGGAGCGGCGGTATGACCCCTCTGCCCCGGGACACAGGCAGGCGTGACATCCGGGGCACCGCGGCTCACCCTCCCCTGGGGCCCGTTTATTGAGGCGCCATAAAGCGGTTATGGCGCCACCACGTCCacgaccacgactaccaccatcacgaccaccatcaccatcacgaccaccgtcaccaccacggccacgaccacgaccacgactaccaccatcacgaccaccatcaccatcacgaccaccgtcaccaccacgaccacgaccacgaccacgactaccaccatcacgaccaccaccaccatcacgaccaccgtcaccatcacgaccaccgtcacgaccaccaccaccatcacgaccaccgtcaccatcacgaccaccgtcatgaccacgaccacgaccacgactaccaccatcacgaccacgactaccaccaccacgacgacgcccaccaccacgaccaccaccaccaccaccaccacgaccacgaccacgaccatcacgacaaccaccaccatcacgaccacaaccacgactaccaccatcacgacaaccaccaccatcacgaccacgaccatgactaccaccatcacgaccaccgtcaccaccacgacCCACTTTCACCATAAACCGCaagccgtcaccaccaccaccaccaccaccacaaccacaaacaTCAACGACCTTCACCACTACAAccagcagcaacaccaccaccaccacaacctccactaccactactatttcaACAACCAAAACTCACCACTGGCAAACTGTCCTGGGTTGGAATCGAACCTGGGTATACGCATTCGGAACGAGGCgtacagtaaataaaaaaaataaaaaaataaataaagcaaatctAAAACTGCAAATTTAATGAAACACAAACTCTTGGTCACCGAGCCGCCAAAGTTTTATTACATAGATTTATTTACccaatgttttatatgtttttgttttgcctcGATGATGTCTTTTGTTTTCTCGGCACGGGACGGGTTAGTAAGTCACTGTGTTACTTATATTGGCTGGGTAGTTAGTTGTTTGGGCAGGGAGGTCGTTATGGATCTAGTCTGCGTCCACATGCAACATACACTACGCtttagagaaagaaaacacagtaaaatagttggaaagtttcgttcagtcggcgcaacacctgtggtcatatgccggagatagacagaaggggaagaaattttagaagggaacagatcccaggagacgggacacaacccccgattaatacctggtgcccattcactgctgggtggacaggggcgtagggtatcggaaaagccgcccaaatttttccactccgcccgggaatcgaatccgggctctctcggttgtgagccaaatgtgctaaccactgcaccacgaagcccctaaaACACACTAAAGCAAAATTAAAACGGCAGATTTAATGAAACACAAAACACTGAACGTCAAAAATCAGGGTCATCTTTTTAAAACTGCGTGTTATGCTAATGGGATTTCGTACTACCTAATTACCTATCAGTCCACAAGTAAATCTACGTttctgcatacatacatacatacatacattaactgagacatacacacacacacacacacacacacgcacacgtagtCGCAAATCCTCAAGTTCCGCGGCCTGAGACTCTATCGCCGCGCAAGACTCGTGAGCCGCGGATCCTGGGGCCTGGGAACTCGGTCTGCGCGGATACTGAGGCGCGGAGGCAAGTCTTCATCCTGTTTTCTTTGCCCCGTTTTCTTTCGCGCCGCAAGATTCGTTCCGTTCGGGTTTGTCTTTCGGTTCCGCTTCACAGTTCGATAAAGCGATTTGCGTCAGAGCGATGGGgataccaggtgtgtgtgtgtgtgtgtgtgtgtgtgtgtaggctaccTTTGCACGTCCTGGTGTTGGATGTATGTGCGTCATTACCccttacgtttgtgtgtgtgtgtgtgtgtgttattcagtaGGTCGTGTCCAGTGTTCTGTCTTGGTCCAATCGCTCATAAATTGTTTTCATCACTTTTAAGTTTTCggagttttcttcttcttggtccaGACTCTCCCAGAGGTCAAATGATCTGTACCGACAACTGTGATTCTTTAGACTTTTCAAGCATCTCTTCGTCCTCAGTAACACTTTCACGTCTCCTCCAAGCTGttcccagtcacacacacacacacacacacacacacacacatacacacacacacaaaaaaaaactccatAAGTTCGCGTTCTTCCTCTCACGCTAATCGCTGCCATCatgtcccctctctcccttcacctaagAATGGCAGCCTCATCTCATACAGCCTTACATCAGAGAAACTGCATGCAAAACCAATGAAACACCTCGAAGTATTCACCAGtctcgggaatcgaacccaggccttCAGAACTGAGACGCTGATGAGATGACAAGCCGCATGCCAAAGATCACTTCAGCGACCCTTAACTTGGCACTCCAGCCCCCAGTGTGGACatgaaggagaggtgatgagccttgtaggtggtggtgatgacaatggtgtGGTGAGTTCtggtagttgaaatagtagtggtagaggtcgtggaggtcgtggtggtggtgacggtggtcgtgatgatggtggtggtagtgatggtggtcgtggtcgtgatggtggtggtggtggtggtggtggtggtcgtgatggtcgtggtggtggtcgtggtcgtggtcgtggtggtcgtggtagtcgtggtggtggtcgtggtggtggtcgtggtggtcgtggtggtggtggtagtcacaCCGCCGCGGGATTATCGGCGTCAAGACTTCTCCCCGGGTCGTTATCAGCCGCGGCGCCTCGTTCCCTGAAGCGCCGTGACGTCCGCGCCGACGGTTTAGTGTTCAAGGATACGACACGCGTCCCTTCCTCCACTCGTATCCCCGCTCCACCCCGCCTGGTCCCCGGGTTCACGTGTGGCACAAGCCTCTATCATGATGGCTGGATGGACGCCCTTTGGAGCACCCAGGTAACGCTAAAGGAATTCTGTGCCATCTTGAACCTCCCCAGACTCCTGTACGTCCTTGTGTGAGCCTCGTCCGCCAGCAGCGTCAACTGGAGGGCGTGCAAAAGGGGGTCTTCAAGCAGCACCTGGGAGCCTCATACACAACCTACTTAACCCTTTGGATGAggatttccaacaagaagacatcaccaagctacaggagtggaacaaaaagtggctgccccaatttagtgaagaaaaatgtgaggtcatgcatcttgggaggggaaatccagcacaccaatactacatggggaacactccactacccaccacagaggcacagaaagacctgggagcatatgttaccaggctaccagtgaaggtgaaatccgtgccactcgcagcggacgggttaagggcaCTCCCCCAGTTGAATATCTCCCCCTTCAGGACCAGTATCCCAAAATCCGATGAGGTCAGGGACTTCAGTACCCAGCGGAACATAtccctgctgccccccccccccctctccttccccgtaCACGTGTTCCCGCACAGCACATCACCCTTCAGCACACTCGTTTACGCACAAAGAGATACAGGTTCAGCCCAGTGACCTCTCGTGAAAGAGATAAacggctccacacacacacacacacacacacacacacacacacacacagaaagcatgacacaaaacaaacacaagcacatATCTCTGAATGAAAGATAACTTATCATTGTCTGATACGAAcagtttaagtgtgtgtgtgtgtgtgtgtgtgtgtgtgtgtgtgtgtgtgtgtgtgtgtgtgtgtgtgtgtgtgtgtgtgtgtgtgtgtttgcacgcACATTATCACTGTCAAACGTCAGTGGACTTTTCATTGTGCGAACAAAGGTTCTAGCATCTACAGTACATGTAACAGACatgtttctgttcttttttttttttttacatttgtttattAGCGCCGCTAGGCTTACATGACGGGGTCTCATGGTTGGCCCAGGCCGTTAGTTGCTCGAGGAgatattttatagtggcgccatagtgcttggctcatgctgcccgtaGAAgtgtgccgacagaccgactctatcagcTGGCGTCAGCCGcaccgaccaagtcggtctgtcgacgaggactggcgtatgAACAGTATTGCAAAGGACTTTATCGTTTTCCAAGTCTGAACCGACGATACTATCGTAAAGTATTTTACAAGGGTGGCAGAGCTGTGTGTGTGACGCAAACAGCACAGACGCGCCTCACAACAGTGGCAATGAAGTCTTTGCCGGACGGTCGAAAATTTGAATCAagattgtgggcacgagagcaagtgtgtgtgtgtgtgtgtgtgtgtgtgtgtgtgtgtgtgtgtgtgtgtgtgtgtgtgtgtgtgtgtgtgtgtgtgtgtgtgtgtgtgtgtgtgtgtgtgtgtgtgtgtgtgtgtgtgtgtgtgtgtgtgtgtgtgtgtgtgtgtgtgtgtgtgtgtgtgtgtgagataaatgaatgaaaacaatTTTATTTATAATCTTTTTAATAGATAAAACTCGATAATTACTTCGTACAGTGTATTAGAAAAcgtcaataaataaacaataaataatataaatattaaaCAAGTAATATCAGTGACTTCGggagggaagacggaggagggtggtggtggtggtggtggtggtgatagtggaggttaaggtggtggtggtggtgatggtggaggttaaggtggtggtggtggtggaggtggtggtggtggtgatggtggtgaggggacATGACGGAGGCGGTActgaggtcagcgccgtgcccagggcgccgcgtcgtccaggctgacggccacgctggCGCGCCCCTTCACCCCCGCCTCGCCGCGCGCCACACAGGTGTACACGCCCGCCAGGTCCTGCTGGAAGTCGGCCAGCACCAGGTAGGCGTGAGGCAGGTGTCGGCCGCGGCCCAGCTGGAAGGCGTCGGCGCCGGGCGTCCACGACGGCACCGGCTTGTCGGCGGCGTCCCGCCACTCCACCTCctgcacggcggcggcggcgtccacCCAGCAAAAGAGGAACGCCTCGGCCAGGGGGGCCACGGCCACGCTGCTGCCGTTGGCGATGACGGGCTGGGGGGCGGCGGGCCCGGCGGGCGCGGCAAAGACCATGAGGGGCATGGAGAGGGCCACGGCCACGGCGAGGGCCACGGTCAGCGCCAGGCTTGATCTGGAGGCCATTGTAAGActcatggtggtggtagtgttagctGCAGCAGCGACAAAAGTATACTCttggtagcagcagtaatagtaatagcagtaccagcagcagcagcagtagcaggagcagcaccagcagtagtggtgtctgttgtgctCCCAGGTCGCAAGTGACGCCCTCAGTCTTTGCTGCCTCATATAAAGCCTTCACGGCCTCTCCTCCCCCGGCCCCAGGCTCCCCGGCCCCAGGCTCCCCGGCCCCTGGCAGCCACAGCCGTCCTGGACTAGACGGGTGCCACGCGTGAACCCGGAGGCCAGGCGGGGCGGggatgtgtgggggagggggcaaGGGGAGAATGGAGGGGTGGGATTGGACGTATCCTTAAACACTAAACCATCGGCGCGCACGTCACGTCGCTTCAGGGAACGAGGCGCCGCGGCTGATAACGACCCGGGGAGAAGTCTTGACGCCGATAATCCCGCGGTGGTGCAATCTGCTGCCTCCGTGAGCGCGAccaccgcaaaaaaaaaaaaacaatagatacAGAAATCATCCCAAGAAAACTGATTCTGAGCTCAGAACGCCTcgctacgtctctctctctctctctctctctctctctctctctctctctctctctctctctctctctctctctctctctctctctctctctctctctctctctctctctctctctctctctctctcgtctggtcGGATACATGGgcgatgccctttaacgtagacaagtgccaggtcctt contains:
- the LOC126989307 gene encoding uncharacterized protein LOC126989307 gives rise to the protein MRQQRLRASLATWEHNRHHYCWCCSCYCCCCWYCYYYYCCYQEYTFVAAAANTTTTMSLTMASRSSLALTVALAVAVALSMPLMVFAAPAGPAAPQPVIANGSSVAVAPLAEAFLFCWVDAAAAVQEVEWRDAADKPLPSWTPGADAFQLGRGRHLPHAYLVLADFRQDLAGVYTCVARGEAGVEGRASVAVSLDDTAPWARR